TCAGTAGATGTTATAAATTGACGACACAAACACGCTGCTTACACTGCAATTTCTTACTACGCAGACGTTGTTATTGACTATATGCATGTTGCATAAAAATTACCACACCTTTGCTGCTGTTGTATTCTTCCAATGGATGTCCCGCCATGCACGACCAAGTGTAGTTCAGCGATGAAGCCTCTGTCATCCCGTCGGGATCAAAAGAAGACGATGCATTCAGTACGATGTCTGTCCCTTCAGCCAAGGATCTCGCTGTTCCACCGAAAATATCAGCCACTAACGGTGACGGGGCGACTCGGACCCAGCGCTCTGCCTGTTTCAACAACTTCAGACCAGATAGTTCATCCGTTACTATTGCATTCACGAGTAAAAGGATATTCCCATACGGAAGAACATTCTTTGGCATCAGAAGTTCTGTCCTTGTCGTTTTTATACTTGCAGGCAATAAAATGGGTACTACACGAGATGTTCGTCCGTTCCCGTGTTGTTGAAATGCAGACCATTCATACTTGACTTTGTTCTTGTCAGATTTACATTCAAGGTTCGCTTGTGCCTGCAACTGCAGGGGAAACCTCCTCAGGACAGTCTCTGCAGACGACATGTTCGCCCCACCGCCACTCACGGATACGGTAGCAACGCAAGGGAAGCAGGAATAGGATCCGTCCGTGTTAAGACATGTGTGCTCCTTAGGACAGGAGTGGTCACCTCTTGCACATTCATCCACATCTGGATTTGGGGACAAAATATACCGCCAATTTGAATATCTTTTTATCCGATATTCATTCCAACACATGCAATACAGACCAGGGGCTTAAAATTTCTACACCAGAAACTCTCGTCGTACGTAATTCTTTCAATTTATGAGTTAGATGTATACAGTCACGGAAAACGACGCGAGAGAATTGTTTGATCTTGTCAATCTTAGTAGTAGATATGAAATTAGATACAATGTCTAAACATTTGTAAACGTGACAAGTTAATGCTACCTTCACAGTGTGTTCCGGTCCATCCGTAACCCTTCCGCTCACATGTTGGTGTAGCAGTGACTGTGGAGCTGTGAGCTGTGGTAGTGTGGTGCGGCTGTGCAGTGGTGGAGGGCATGGCGTAGGTTGTTGCCTTAACGGTAGAAATGCTGGAATCTGTGGTATATTCTTCAGCCGTCGTGACAACAGGGGAATCTGTTATACCATCGTAACGTTGGGTTGATGAGTCCTGCTCAGTAGTGAATTCCATAACAGGTGCATCGGTGGTATATTCATCTGTGGGGAAGACTTCTGCTGTTGTTTGTTGTAATTCTGTGACAGCTAAAACATCGGTTGTTCTTCCGTCTGTGGGATACATTTCAGCCCATGTCCCATCCGTAGTCTGCTCACTAGATGTTGTCACGTGCATCTCTGTTGTCCATGGATCTGTGGAAACTGCAAATCATTgttaataaaacaaacattgatCAATGAAGGTTTGAAAGACAAAAGGTCAATACGCGTGGGATCGCCTGCCTGACATAGCCAAAATGTGTTTAAAGAGAGACACTGAAGGATCAGTGGGCTGGAATTAGTTGAGACGgaagaaacagaaaacacaagtgCAATCGCCAATGACGCGCAGAGtgcatatacatacaaatatacagtaACCTGGAATAAAGGAGCGGAATATAAAGTAAAGTTAGGAATATTAAGTGTCAGGAAACATGTTACAAAATGTGTAGTTACATTGGGCAGGGCGTGTAGAGGCTCCACCCAGGAGGATATAAATTGGGGCAAAAATCCTGAAAGAGACGGTGTGCTTGGACGGTAGAGACCAGAATCCAGAATCAAAGGAAACCCAGGACTCCAGGACATGCTATAACAGTAGTAGAATGCCAGAGAAAGAGACCATACAGGTCACAATAATCAGATCAGCAAATTAGACACCAGACATAACTGTGGGAACCATTCCAGGCAAATGGCCGCTTGGAAAAAGGTAGGTAAAATAGTGACAGTAGTCGCCGATATAGAAACACGTAGTTGAAAACAGAATTTTAGTGTCAGGCAAGCAGCTTTAGTATAGGTTGAAAAAATAGCTGCGGTGGAGGCGAAAGCATTTAGCTTTGCTATATCTTATGGGGCGTGGCAAGCAATAACAATCATGATAATATCTTACATCCGACAGTTGAGATATCTTGGTCATCTCCAACTTGATAAAAAGTAGCCCGGAAGCCTGTCGACTCTTCTGTAGAGTTTGTGACAAACACTACAGTCATGCTGCGCCCCGTTGTAgtaactgttgccatggtgtcACAAAATCTCCCTAGCAACGGCGCTGTTGAGCTGTTCCCGTCATGCACTGCGACATAGTCGTACTGGCAGTCGCCATGATCGGCAAGGTCAAGGGTCAAAAAGTTGAGAGCTACGGTCAGGTTTTCGGCTGCCTCCACGGTCCAACTGCATACAGTGTCACTGCTGTAATGGTCTGATTCGGCGTGAGCGCTGGATATAATTCCGCTACTGGACTGGGTGACGTAGAACGACATGTTTCGATCGCAGGCATAGTACGGCTCAATGGACGAAAATGGCATATCGGTCCCTGAAATAGTTGAGATAAATACGGTGTAACACAGACCTCGGTAAATTGTGTTTTCGGCAAAACTGATGATAAATCCAATCTTTAACGTCAAACTATAAGTATAACCAAGATAAGTTAATTTTAAAAACGtattacagtatatacagtgtCGTATGATAGGAAGTAAGGAACATCTATTGACCTGTGTTTCCGTGTACTTGAACCTCCGAAATGTACGGCTGGAATCCTGAAATGGTTGAGGTAATCAAGAGTTTCCAGTACCGACTATACGCGATAAAACCGCCATATGCAAGGGTTTGCCTTCCCGCCATGCTGAATGTTCCAACTGTGGACCAATCGCCTTGCTCTACGTCATCCGACACGAGTAGTTCAAGAGAAGTGGGGTAATGCTGTTCCTCAGTGAGTTCCACGGGACTTATAACGCGGATTTTGTACAACCAATAGGATCGCTGCATGTCGAATACTATGTTCCAGCTGTCGTACATGAAGGGTAGGTTGGTGGGGTTCCAAAATGTCGCCATGTTTCCGTCAAAAACTTTGGCGGCGTCAAACACGGTCACGCCGTCAAAATATGGCGTTCCTGACGAGTCGATCGGCCAAGACGTGTTGGCAGGTATCCAGCCTGCGGTCGGTGTCACTGATGAGGGAGGAGAGAAAAGTTTATACAGATATCTCACTGAAGCTACGGTAAGTTGGCGGCGTCGCTGTGtcctaaattgaatttgtgttagCATTGACTTTATGAAGTATATGTCGTTCAAAATGGAAAGTAATAGACAACAAAAACAGAGAGTCTAAAAAGTATTCGTTTTTATCGATGCAATTcattgagcgctctgtcaaatcgcccAGGCGAAGCGGCGCCAAAGTGCAGAAGCTTCATTGACGAGATATTCGCCATAGTAGTTTATTCATTCATCGGTATATAACCTGCGGAAGATACATTATCACACGCTTATTTGATGTTATTATATGAATCTTATTTCACTTACATGTCACGGTAACTAATAATTTATTACGCTACATAATTAACATGTCCCTCTAGTCATGAGTGTCATCGAGCTGTGTTCATTTACCTGTGGCGGTGAAGACCTCAACCTCACACAGCGTCAGGAAGTCGGTTCTCCCTACCAGCTGGATCGACACGTAACGACCGACGATTGGCTCCTGACAGTCGATGGTGATCACGTGGCCATGTTCTGCAAGGTTGAGGTCGTTGTCGGTCCTTCCACACTCCCGATTTTCTGACATGTCGAAATGTTCACCCACGTTTACTCGGAGTGTAGTAAGCCGATCACCTGGAAAAAGCAAGCAATCGCACATGCCCACATGAATGGGCTAGTCTGGGAATCAATTAACTTTTCTTCAACGAACTAGAGTTGTACGACCTCATACCTTGGACGAATGATTTTCACATGTTATCTTTTCCACTCATTATGCAAACGAGGCCCTCATTTGTATAACGTGTGTCAGTTGATCTTTtaataaaaacaacagaaagtATGAAAATCATATCTAAACAAAAAGGCTATTCTTGCATTTCCTCATCAGATATACAGACGGAGTCTTGATTTTCATAATCCATGACTAACGATGTTCACACTTACTTAACTTCTTCAACAACCTTAATAACTGAAGTTACGTAAGTTTGGTAAAGGTCACCTTGGCGAAGGTGACTTATGATGATGGATGGAGGAAATGGTACTCACCACATCTGTATGATGACGATTGCGCCGCTCCACCCAGCTGCCAGTCATCAGGACTCCAGCCAATAACATCACCCTTCTGACAGCCGGCCATGACTTCATCAATTTCTGCAGACGTAAACTCCTTGGACCACATGTTCACCCCCGATACGTCACCGGTGTATGCCTAGAGAGAGAAAAACAATATCTATTGACAATATATTTGTGATGCGGACTGACCAAAATAACACCAAGTCACATGTGCAGTATTGCATCATCATGATTACTGGTGTACCGTAGCAATCGAGCACTTCTATAGAATCTTTTAATGTTACACGCAACGTTACGTTTTGGTACTCTGTAATTAAAAGATTGACTTTTTCTGTGTTTAGAACAGAACTTAAGACATACTTTAAGCCTTACTGTGAACCGGTTTTTTTATTGG
The sequence above is drawn from the Branchiostoma floridae strain S238N-H82 chromosome 4, Bfl_VNyyK, whole genome shotgun sequence genome and encodes:
- the LOC118413558 gene encoding uncharacterized protein LOC118413558 gives rise to the protein MSDKPSRLLMFLTSCLMTYAASVPPIALWPLNREHRLQDISGSGNHGNGVGVSLTSGVYGERGGATMFTDGSYVEFDLDSVGMTTEHSMTILAFVYPTGTDGPVVQILTEGNGVRFGQKDSSTLFISLDKVDGTRLADLTARHALTLNSWNFIGATYSSSSGAVQLWHGGLEVASTVVGREQMAVGGTVRVGFSDEVGGSFRGKVACVQLYDVSLNQEQIEKTSSRCTGGNIALGKTASLSSAWPGLPASLAVDGYTSGVVTPSGDCVHTDREKDPWFKVDLGGIYPVGRVRIYSRGECCGEHLTFPPPLSAKNYALLRLHGNDTLDEFTLCFRMRTDARVSGTIVSYATTEQSNEILLYAINQQTSHHLFINSKYAARLDLGILDGEWHHVCITWTSGRGSWNIYVDGQVKANGTDIATGHRVPRNGIMVLGQDQDRLGGGFQKFQAYTGDVSGVNMWSKEFTSAEIDEVMAGCQKGDVIGWSPDDWQLGGAAQSSSYRCGDRLTTLRVNVGEHFDMSENRECGRTDNDLNLAEHGHVITIDCQEPIVGRYVSIQLVGRTDFLTLCEVEVFTATVTPTAGWIPANTSWPIDSSGTPYFDGVTVFDAAKVFDGNMATFWNPTNLPFMYDSWNIVFDMQRSYWLYKIRVISPVELTEEQHYPTSLELLVSDDVEQGDWSTVGTFSMAGRQTLAYGGFIAYSRYWKLLITSTISGFQPYISEVQVHGNTGTDMPFSSIEPYYACDRNMSFYVTQSSSGIISSAHAESDHYSSDTVCSWTVEAAENLTVALNFLTLDLADHGDCQYDYVAVHDGNSSTAPLLGRFCDTMATVTTTGRSMTVVFVTNSTEESTGFRATFYQVGDDQDISTVGYPWTTEMHVTTSSEQTTDGTWAEMYPTDGRTTDVLAVTELQQTTAEVFPTDEYTTDAPVMEFTTEQDSSTQRYDGITDSPVVTTAEEYTTDSSISTVKATTYAMPSTTAQPHHTTTAHSSTVTATPTCERKGYGWTGTHCEDVDECARGDHSCPKEHTCLNTDGSYSCFPCVATVSVSGGGANMSSAETVLRRFPLQLQAQANLECKSDKNKVKYEWSAFQQHGNGRTSRVVPILLPASIKTTRTELLMPKNVLPYGNILLLVNAIVTDELSGLKLLKQAERWVRVAPSPLVADIFGGTARSLAEGTDIVLNASSSFDPDGMTEASSLNYTWSCMAGHPLEEYNSSKDVCDEVFNDGASGPVQLINQTTLPPGETVFTFNVTMSYPGRQPVWFAQALWIVEEGSPIVSISCHSNCNRRANPSERLVLESTCSNCKLDNRVSYDWLLVKAPMRFGRSDLNWDVESITGKHLPDLVVRSGVFTVIDTETILVSFPC